gtttggatagtattttctttttctaaattgatattttctttttctttgaaaatttttattaagaccatatttttgaggtatctcttcattatcctgacagcaaattctgattatatttgcaaatcttttttgagttgcttcttgcatacaacgttcttttatttcctctcttattgcagaggttactccaccaaaattattttcaattgttcctctatttatttctcttataaatcttcccattataaattcattagcaggatatggaagttttgttatgtacatactaagataatgatttttatcttcttcttttaatttgtagtaatgtattctatattcacatatataagattccacattacataaatcatatatctggatattagctaaatggttttttgcttcttgatattctttattatagacttcttgtctatgatctataatattttttcaaaaaaattctttatatagaatcatcattatatataatatcttatcataagctgttgtttttgtttataattcttctattatttggttttctattgatgtcatataatctcttatagttcctttagtatgaaaccctatgtaattccaaatgtctcttccagataattcactaagttttggattagtaaaggcttctaataagaaggaatttaaccagttttcgaaaatttctttttcgttctttttgcagtctaaatcgagcattctttctccttctatttcctggattttaggaacgtattttgatggtatttttgtgtattttgaatctttatttataaacccttttttaaaagcataattatcaaaacctgtttcccatttaaattgagattgattatccttagatgttccagcttcattttttacttgtattggaattgcaggttcttcgtcacttgaataatctagaatgtgttcttcattttctatattttcagaatttactaattcctcttctatttgaaattcctgttccataatattattttcttgagccatttttaattgtttaaaaagcattgtaacttcttctaatttttcttcaatattcataattttagtggtggttttacttttaaatctgttatgttaattatgttttgaaatttttcttccttgggattctctttttccttatttctttgaaattttatggatgttaatatttcttcaagcatatctactatagaatttaattgtgggttaaaagtatgatatagatgtggggaatcatttccatgataacattttttagaaattccgtgtgaaaaataagttttttcaggtttttgaagtccttcaataaaacttatagtaaaataaagattttgagaaaaatcattttgtattgattttaaaaattcggtgtcattagttaaaatcattaatttttgatctattaattttgataacttaattatttcttctcttaaatcttctattttacttttttccattaggtgacgcttttctttgcTACACTTTTAAGTTAAAAGTGTGGCTCTAGCCACCACTAGTTACCATAGATATAGCCACCAGAGACTTGGCTTATATAAAAACCGGATTGATGATGGCAGTCGGATTGAAAAACCGGGGAACCGATCTCAATATCAGTCCGAGTTGAGCATAGAATTGGAGTAGAATAAAATCCGATGAAAACCGGTTTGACCGGCCCTGTATTGAAAACCGGTtcgaaattaaaattttttgaaaaaaaaaaatccctaATGTTCAAAGAAGCCCCCCTCCAACCTACTCTCTCACACTCCCGGCACTAAAACACGGCAGAGGCAGAGCTCAAAGCCTCAACCTTCTCTGTCGCAGCCTCTCGCCGGCCCTCATCTCGTCGCCGCGCCGCTCGCATCTTCCGCTGTGCTTCGCCGTGGCTTGGTTCTCTGTCTCCCTCTTTTCTGCGTGCAGCCAAAGTgagtttttttttctgttttttttagttattcaattattaatttttaattatttcgcCATTTGGGTGATTGTAGCTGTTGATCCTGTTTTAATGTAGCTGCAATGGTTATTTTTTGCTGATTCTGAGTTTCTGACCCTCTCTGCCTCGTGCTTCCTCTTGCTTTGGTTCTGTGATCGGAATACTGTGACATTTTATTGGAACACTGAGGCTTTGGTTCTGCTTCTGAACTTCTGCAGAGGTgagcttttatttttattttttttcaatgcacgTAGCATATATAAATTGATGTTAATTGGAATTTGTATAGAATGACACTTGATGGCAAATTTGAAAGCAATTGGAATTTGTATATAAATTGTTTCTGTTTTAATGTAAGTTTAAAATAGAAATTTGCTGCTAATTGGAATTTGTATATAAATTGTTTCTGTTTTAATGTAAGTTTAAAATAGAAATTTGCTGCTAATTGGAATTTGTATAGAATACTTGATACTTGATTGTTGCTGTTGTAATCCTTGATTATTGGGATTATTGCTGTTTTAATATAAGTTTAATACTTAATTGATGCTGTTTTAATTTAAGTTTAATATTTGATTGTTACTCttatttaattgttttaatgTAGGTGTAATGCTAATTGAAATTTTCCTATTAGttacttttaaaaattgataattgTTTGTTACTGTGTTAGTGAAGATATGTATTTTCTATTAATGTAGGTTTAATACTTGTTAATtcactattttctatttttatttaattaggaCCGGTTACTTACCGGTTCAATTACCAATTTGGTTCTGACAACTATTGGCGATAAAGAAACTATGTTTAATCTTTTGTTCTCCTTGCTTATAGGTTGTGGCCGCAGAACTTTTATTGAATCATGGATGCTGTTTGATGTACTGGTGACCTGACGACTTTGATTGCAGgtgattcttttaagttctttTCTTACAAATCATGTAGTTTTCTTTTTAAGAAATGTAAAGGTTATTGGGTTTGTATTTATCAAGTGATATTTAATGTTTATTTTAACTAGTATTTTGGGTATATAATACTAATTGAATTAAACTCTATATtcacttattttattttgaaaaatgtaaTGCAATCATATTATTCTGACTTCACATTTAGTCAGAcaccaattttaatttttagtggTACCACAGCTGTATGCCTGTATTGGTGCAACGATGCATTTAAAGAATTAAAGGTATAGAAGCAGCTGTGGGTGTAAGTGGGAAGTGCGTGCAGAATCAGTCTCTCTTTCACTGATTCCAGACCCAGAAAGGGTTTAGCAATGAAGAGGAGTTTTCCATGGGATGAGCCTGGTCAGAATCCTGATTCTTCTTCCAACAACATTCCTCTCCCAAATCCCTCCATTGACCTCACCTCCCAAGGTCTTCTTCTCCGCCATTTTTTCctccattattgttattaatgCCTTTCAAGTTTCAATTTCACTCCACCTATAGATCATCTTGTTATCTTATTCAACTCTTATTTACTGCTACTCCTATGACTTCTAGGGTTACATGCATAGATTTTTGTGCTTTCCTGGAGTTATTAAAATTTCAACAATCAATGAAATTCACCACCTCGCATTTAACTTATACAAACTTGAATCAACCCATTCCAAGAATAGTAAATCAAAAGTATTTATGCCACCACTCTATTCTTTCCGTTTGATTCATGTGTCATGTTATTTActctcaatttttttgtttcttattacTGATGCAAAGTTAATTTTTGTTGTAATACAATTATGTAGCTTTCAATGCCCATAACATGTGTAACCAAATAGTCAACAAGTGATGTGCTATGTTTTGGTATTTTACACATTCTCCgaattatttgttttgatgATTGCTTCAACTGCAACAATATCAGCTCAGAAAACACACATAAAACTCTTTGGATGAGTGGTTTGGAGATAAATTGTGCATGCCTTTCTTATTATCTAGACCATATGCTGCTTTGCATTCTTAtgaatataattattcataagATCATGCTTGAATGCAGATATACTCATTAGACGGGCAGAAATGTATCAGGAGTACATGAAGCAGATACCAATACCAAGTCAACGAGGCTCTGTCATCCCGTTTAATTCATGGATGGGATTAGGCAAATCAATAAAGCAACTCTATGGGCAGCCTCTCCATTACCTCACAAATGTTATCCTTAAGCAATGGGATCAGTTGAGACTTAACAGCAAGGATGAATACAAACCCTTAGACAACTTGATTCATCCAACCAAAGCCGAAGCCACCATTTGGCTCATGGAAGAAGTCCATCGACAGACGTCATCGCATTTTCAGATTGCCGAACTTTGGAAGCTGGATCCAATGTACAATTGTTCTGTTGATGCCATTTTTCCGACTTCAGAGAATGTATTGTGAAACCAGTTAGTTTAAAGGCTTTGTTAAGTATCCTGCAAAATGTTTACTTGCTTGGTTTTGGCAAAGAAAACTTGAACAACTCTCTTGATCATCTCGTCCCAATTCTTTTGTTTGACTAGTCATTTGTTTTGGGGCTTCTTTTTTCTGTTGTATGTGAATATTCAAGTTCAATTGTCAAGAGTAAATTGATTTGTCAATCAGATGTGAGAAATCCCACTTTATATTAACCGATTACCAATAACCTCTACAAGAACAAATTCCATCCCTGAAAAAATGGTACCTATTATTATCTCTAACAATGATTTCCCTACTGTataattttgacactaattcaGCAAATGAGTGACAATCGGAACACATTCTAAGATTTTTGACAACCCTTATGGGTGCACCTTGATCAGTAGTGATGAGTCCATAAGCCATGGCTAGTTTTTCACTGTGCCTGCTGAGCAAATGCTCTTTCTCCTGCTCATCAACATCAAGTAAGACATTGGTTGTATCAGGGACGTATCCAGCCTCGCTTAACCTGCAGTCTATCTCCTGTAGCATTAATCCAATTTGAGTATACTCTGCGTGCGATTGATCGCCTGAGGTAAACTCGTGTATCAGTCCATGAACCTCTATTGAGCTTGATCCAGGCACTTTCTggatccctttttctttcatctGCAGCCTCACTCTTGCAACTTCATTCCATTTTCCAGCTGATGCATATATGTTGGATAACAACACATGAATGCCAACCTTTCCAGGGTCCAGTTGAGTTATCTTCTCAGCTGCATATTGTGCCATTTCGACATTATTATGTTTCCGACAAGCAGCTATAAGAGAGCCCCATATAACATCATTAGGTTCCATAGGCATACTTTGTATAAGATCAAGAGCTTCTTCCAACAACCCAGCTCGACCAAGCAAATCAACCATACATCCATAGTGAACAATCTGAGGACTAATTCCATGAGTAGTCTTCATTGACCTGAAAAGTTGCCTACCTTGGTCCACAGAGCCACCATGGCTACATGAAGTCAATAATGCCACAAAAACAACATCGTCAGGTCTAACCCCTTGTTTGAGCATCTCATTGAAAAGCTCAATAGCCCCCTTTGTATTTCCTTCCATTGCCATAACACCGATGGCAGCAGTCCAAGCTGACACATCCCGTTTGTCCATTTTCGTGAAAATACGCAAAGCACTCTGGGGATCACCACACCTAGAAAACATATCAACCAAAGCTGTGCCGAGCTGCTTGTCAATCTGAATGTCATTTCTCTCAATGTAGGTATAGACCCACTTAGCAAGATCAAGAGCTCCTAGATATCCACAAGCAGAAGCAACACCAACCATGGTCACTCTGTCTGCTTCAATTCCCTGGTTTTGCATCTCCCTGAATAGCTCAATTGCTTCCTGAAACATGCTTACTTGAACCAAAGCACCAATCATAGTATTCCAAGACACAAGATCACTCTCTGGCATCTCATCAAAGATTTTCCAAGCTAATTCCACATCACCATCCCTAATCAAACCAGCAATTAGCGAATTCCATGTCACCACTGTCTTGTTTGGCATCTGCTCAAATACTTTGCACCCAGATTCTCTCTCACCACATTTCATGTACATGTCGATGATGGCATTGGAAATGTTTTCCCAGCCTTCAAGTCCATTTCTTAAGACATAAGCATGGGACGACTTCCCAACAAATAGATCACCTAACTGCGCGCAGGCCGCAATTGTAGATAACATTGTTACCTTATCTGGGCATGGTCCCTGTTGCAGCATTTCACGCAAAACTACTAGCACTTCACCTGCCAGCCCATGTTGGGCATAATTCGACATGATCGTATTGTACATAACCAAATTCCTATCAACacattcataaaaaattttgcTTGCATTATCTATATCTCCACATTTCATGTACATATCAACGAGTGCATTCCCCATGACAGCATTAAGCTTCACCCCCAACTTACCAATATAAGAAGAAACTTTTTTCCCCAAATCAAGATCCTTCAACTTGGCACAAGCAGATATAACACAAACCATGGTAACCGGATTGGGTTGAATCCCAGTGTCAACCATCTCAAAGAACAGAGAAACAGCTTCCTTGGGCAAGTCCCTCCCAACATACCCATTGATCAAACTAGTCCAAGACACAACATTTCTCTCAAGCATTCCATCAAACACCTTGCGTCCCAAGTCAACTCTGCCACATTCCGCGTAGAAATGTATGAGAGAGTTTCTGACGAAGATATTTCCCTGGAAACCCATCTTAACAAGAGCGCCATGAACTTGAAGACCCTCAGCAAAAGCCATAACTT
The genomic region above belongs to Arachis stenosperma cultivar V10309 chromosome 5, arast.V10309.gnm1.PFL2, whole genome shotgun sequence and contains:
- the LOC130983305 gene encoding pentatricopeptide repeat-containing protein At3g22690-like; translated protein: MAATALPPSCVDISPATQPPKPITSTSSLKLIGSCDTLTELKQLHCHFIKNGLSQCASYLNNLIAAYVDVGTPHSLDYARKSFDYFYEETAAVSLFACNSLLRGYASTGLCDQAILLYIHMAEMGILPDKFTFPSLLSACSKVMAFAEGLQVHGALVKMGFQGNIFVRNSLIHFYAECGRVDLGRKVFDGMLERNVVSWTSLINGYVGRDLPKEAVSLFFEMVDTGIQPNPVTMVCVISACAKLKDLDLGKKVSSYIGKLGVKLNAVMGNALVDMYMKCGDIDNASKIFYECVDRNLVMYNTIMSNYAQHGLAGEVLVVLREMLQQGPCPDKVTMLSTIAACAQLGDLFVGKSSHAYVLRNGLEGWENISNAIIDMYMKCGERESGCKVFEQMPNKTVVTWNSLIAGLIRDGDVELAWKIFDEMPESDLVSWNTMIGALVQVSMFQEAIELFREMQNQGIEADRVTMVGVASACGYLGALDLAKWVYTYIERNDIQIDKQLGTALVDMFSRCGDPQSALRIFTKMDKRDVSAWTAAIGVMAMEGNTKGAIELFNEMLKQGVRPDDVVFVALLTSCSHGGSVDQGRQLFRSMKTTHGISPQIVHYGCMVDLLGRAGLLEEALDLIQSMPMEPNDVIWGSLIAACRKHNNVEMAQYAAEKITQLDPGKVGIHVLLSNIYASAGKWNEVARVRLQMKEKGIQKVPGSSSIEVHGLIHEFTSGDQSHAEYTQIGLMLQEIDCRLSEAGYVPDTTNVLLDVDEQEKEHLLSRHSEKLAMAYGLITTDQGAPIRVVKNLRMCSDCHSFAELVSKLYSREIIVRDNNRYHFFRDGICSCRGYW
- the LOC130983306 gene encoding protein RDM1-like, with amino-acid sequence MKRSFPWDEPGQNPDSSSNNIPLPNPSIDLTSQDILIRRAEMYQEYMKQIPIPSQRGSVIPFNSWMGLGKSIKQLYGQPLHYLTNVILKQWDQLRLNSKDEYKPLDNLIHPTKAEATIWLMEEVHRQTSSHFQIAELWKLDPMYNCSVDAIFPTSENVL